The proteins below come from a single Cannabis sativa cultivar Pink pepper isolate KNU-18-1 chromosome 3, ASM2916894v1, whole genome shotgun sequence genomic window:
- the LOC115709569 gene encoding uncharacterized protein LOC115709569, with amino-acid sequence MPLVTKPRNLASIVVLLSSLTLISLTTFFFWFPLTHLSFSTKNSFPMADPNNKAQIFELNNGNICVLVTNYGCTITSLSVPDKDGKLGDVVLGFDSIEPYLNGVAPYFGSIVGRVANRIKHGKFTLNGVEYSLPINNPPNSLHGGKNGFDKKIWEVVEHEKGENPHITFKYHSCDGEEGYPGDVSVTATYTLTSSTTLKLDMEAMCENKATPISLAQHTYWNLAGHNSGSILDHKIQIWANNYTPVDQTSIPTGEILPVKGTPFDFTSEKRIGDDIQQVGLGYDHNYVLDLGEEKSGLKHAAKVKDPSSSRVLNLWTNAPGVQFYTANYVNGVKGKGGAVYGKHSGLCLETQGFPNAINQPNFPSVVVQPGDKYKHTMLFEFSAE; translated from the exons ATGCCACTTGTCACAAAACCCAGAAACCTCGCATCCATTGTGGTCTTACTAAGCTCTCTCACACTCATATCGCTTACCACCTTTTTCTTTTGGTTTCCCTTAACACATTTATCATTTTCTACCAAAAATTCATTCCCAATGGCTGATCCCAACAATAAAGCTCAAATCTTTGAACTCAACAATGGAAATATATGTGTTTTGGTCACCAACTATGGCTGCACAATCACCTCCCTCTCTGTTCCTGATAAAGATG GAAAATTGGGTGATGTTGTTCTTGGATTCGATTCCATCGAGCCGTATTTG AATGGTGTTGCTCCTTATTTTGGAAGCATTGTTGGCCGAGTTGCCAATAGGATCAAACATGGAAAGTTTACTCTGAATGGAGTGGAATACTCTCTACCAATCAACAACCCTCCAAACAGTCTCCATG GTGGGAAGAACGGGTTCGATAAGAAGATATGGGAAGTTGTTGAACATGAAAAAGGCGAAAACCCTCACATTACTTTCAAGTATCACAGTTGTGATGGCGAGGAAG GTTACCCGGGAGATGTTTCCGTTACTGCAACTTACACACTTACATCGAGCACAACATTAAAACTTGACATGGAAGCAATGTGTGAAAACAAGGCCACACCAATCAGCTTAGCACAACATACCTACTGGAATTTAGCTGGTCATAACTCGGGGAGCATACTGGACCATAAAATCCAGATATGGGCGAACAATTATACTCCGGTGGATCAAACCAGTATCCCGACAGGTGAAATACTTCCCGTGAAAGGAACTCCCTTTGATTTCACTTCTGAGAAGAGGATTGGTGATGATATCCAACAGGTCGGTCTTGGATACGATCATAACTATGTTCTTGATCTCGGGGAAGAAAAATCAGGCCTGAAACACGCTGCAAAAGTTAAGGACCCATCAAGCTCACGGGTCCTCAACTTGTGGACCAATGCTCCCGGGGTTCAATTCTATACCGCAAACTATGTCAATGGGGTCAAAGGAAAAGGAGGAGCGGTTTATGGAAAGCATTCGGGGCTCTGTTTGGAAACACAAGGTTTCCCAAATGCAATAAACCAGCCAAACTTCCCCTCGGTTGTTGTTCAGCCCGGCGATAAGTACAAGCACACCATGTTATTCGAGTTTTCGGCTGAGTAA
- the LOC115709581 gene encoding protection of telomeres protein 1b-like, translated as MGERDDYRFLDIKDAITSINQKVSLIGVIIECGFPKTTRGTDCFCTIKIVDGSYEKPGLPVNMFAEHFGMLPHVASFGDIIQLSNVMMKTHGGEVYAIFNKKSSTFAIYDRNDSEGFLPYQTYPIFIQRDVDKKLITRLRKWFIDLEFDEDSNNFSLMRELKEGKFADLACKVIHVQEFKGEWMGFLWDGTDAHPSSISSRLEDEKNNPLPLQPEQLHLSRDILSTFPTLGTVLRVVFDQGTKKHGLHLLHIGKWMKFINVYCDVNGGFWRGSFTPLTKFRYTHDKDRIVLERERLYNEREGLKFGRNPYWSFPLTFPITGVNYKDLPVVTLMDVLTYPEVTARFLCVVRVVAMYPWQAKDFSFNGVYRVRLTLEDATARIHAYLYGKDGTKLFGDQPTIDVLTRKRNALLGVATNDDGKEVEDGSARNPPWLQCCLKSYYLDKSDKWGSRHYRLYGTRLVVD; from the exons ATGGGGGAGAGAGATGACTATAGGTTTCTTGACATAAAGGACGCCATTACTTCTATAAATCAAAAAGTTAGCTTGATTGGCGTTATCATCGAGTGCGGTTTCCCTAAGACAACTAGAGGAACtg ATTGTTTCTGCACAATAAAGATAGTTGATGGATCGTATGAGAAACCCGGGCTTCCTGTTAATATGTTTGCTGAGCATTTCGGAATGCTTCCTCATGTAGCCTCATTTGGAGATATAATTCAGCTTTCCAATGTTATG ATGAAAACGCATGGTGGAGAAGTATATGCTATCTTTAATAAGAAGTCCTCTACCTTTGCTATATACGATAGAAATGACAGTGAAGGGTTTCTTCCTTATCAAACTTACCCAATATTTATCCAGAGAGATGTAGACAAGAAGCTCATAACACGCCTGCGAAAATGGTTTATTGATCTTGAGTTTGATGAAG ATTCAAATAACTTCTCATTGATGAGGGAACTGAAGGAAGGTAAATTTGCTGATTTGGCTTGCAAG GTAATTCACGTCCAAGAGTTTAAAGGCGAATGGATGGGCTTCCTCTGGGATGGAACTGATGCCCATCCAAGTAGTATTTCTTCGAG GCTTGAAGATGAAAAGAACAATCCTCTTCCCCTACAACCCGAACAATTGCATTTGTCAAGAGATATCTTAAGTACTTTTCCTACTCTCGGAACTGTCTTGAGGGTGGTGTTTGACCAAGGTACCAAGAAGCATGGCCTCCACTTGCTACACATTGGGAAGTGGATGAAGTTTATCAATGTATATTGTGATGTAAATGGAGGATTCTGGCGTGGTTCATTTACGCCTTTAACAAAGTTTAGATATACTCATGACAAGGACCGTATTGTATTAGAGCGCGAAAG GTTATACAATGAGCGGGAAGGTTTGAAATTCGGGCGAAATCCATACTGGAGCTTTCCATTGACTTTTCCTATAACAG GGGTGAACTACAAAGATTTACCGGTTGTTACTTTAATGGATGTTCTTACATATCCAGAG GTTACAGCTAGGTTCTTATGTGTTGTACGGGTCGTAGCAATGTATCCATGGCAGGCTAAAGATTTCTCCTTTAATGGAGTTTACAGAGTTCGCCTAACCTTAGAAGATGCAACTGCCCGAATTCATGCTTATTTGTATGGAAAAGATGGT ACTAAGCTTTTTGGCGATCAACCCACCATCGATGTACTGACAAGGAAGCGAAATGCATTGCTCGGAGTGGCGACAAATGATGATGGAAAGGAAGTGGAAGATGGTAGTGCTAGAAATCCACCATGGTTGCAATGTTGCCTGAAATCTTATTATTTGGATAAATCTGATAAATGGGGAAGTCGACATTATCGATTATATGGCACTAGATTAGTGGTTGATTAG
- the LOC115709574 gene encoding phenylacetaldehyde reductase-like, whose product MSRAKNDKVVCVTGGSGYIASYLIKLLLQRGYTVKTSVRNINDSKKTQHLLLLDGAKERLHLFEADLLKEGSFDSVVDGCECVFHTASPAIITTTNPQVELIDPAVKGTLNVLRSCVKVPSLKRVVFTSSMSAVSFNGRPLTPDVMIDETWFSDPILCEKLKIWYMLSKTLAEEAAWKFAEENGIDLVSINPGFAIGPMLPPTLNVTMEFVRNIINAQTFPNAVHRFVHIRDVALAHIRAFEVANANGRYCVVGHVVHVSEVLNILHRLYPTLTIPDKCEDDKPFPPLYQISKEKARNLGIEFTSLEVILRDTIESLKDKGFLNI is encoded by the exons ATGAGTAGAGCAAAGAATGATAAAGTGGTGTGTGTAACAGGAGGATCAGGTTACATAgcatcatatctaatcaaactcTTATTACAACGCGGTTACACTGTCAAAACTTCTGTCCGTAACATTA ATGATTCAAAGAAAACACAACATTTGTTGTTACTTGATGGAGCAAAAGAAAGACTTCATTTGTTTGAGGCAGATTTGTTGAAAGAAGGATCATTTGATTCtgtagttgatggttgtgaatGCGTTTTTCATACCGCTTCGCCTGCAATTATCACAACTACTAATCCTCag GTAGAACTAATTGATCCAGCAGTAAAAGGAACACTTAATGTTCTAAGGTCATGTGTAAAAGTTCCTTCTTTAAAAAGGGTAGTTTTCACATCTTCAATGTCTGCAGTTTCGTTTAATGGGAGACCTTTGACACCAGATGTGATGATTGATGAGACATGGTTTTCGGATCCCATTTTATGTGAAAAATTAAAG ATTTGGTATATGCTTTCAAAAACCTTAGCCGAAGAAGCTGCTTGGAAATTTGCAGAAGAAAATGGGATCGACTTAGTCTCCATTAATCCTGGGTTTGCAATCGGTCCCATGTTACCCCCAACTCTTAATGTCACTATGGAGTTTGTTCGCAACATAATAAATG CACAAACTTTCCCTAATGCAGTTCATAGATTTGTACATATTAGAGATGTTGCATTGGCACATATTCGAGCATTTGAAGTTGCTAATGCTAATGGGAGATATTGTGTAGTTGGACATGTTGTGCATGTTTCTGAGGTTTTGAATATTTTGCATCGACTTTACCCAACTTTAACCATTCCAGACAA gtgTGAAGATGATAAACCTTTTCCACCTCTCTATCAAATATCAAAAGAGAAGGCAAGAAATTTGGGTATTGAATTCACTTCATTGGAAGTGATTTTGAGAGACACTATTGAATCCCTTAAGGACAAGGGGTTCCTCAACATCTAA
- the LOC115711169 gene encoding kinesin-like protein KIN-7F, whose product MMKGEALVEKGANSDEEESIVVSVRVRPLNEKELARNEECDWECISNNTVAIKNNLSERITFPTAYTFDRVFGFDCTTKEVYDEGAKEVILSVLKGINSTLFAYGQTSSGKTYTMNGVTKYAIADVYDYIEMHKEREFVLKFSAMEIYNEIVRDLLSADGTPLRLLDDPEKGTVVEKLTEEILRDQSHLKELLSICEAQRKIGETSQNETSSRSHQILRLTVESSASEFQQARHSNALTASANFVDLAGSERVSQTLSVGTRLKEGSHINRSLLTLGTVIRKLSKGRNGHVPYRDSKLTRILQNSLGGNARTAIICTLSPARSHVEQSRNTLFFASCAKEVTTNAKINVVVSDKALVKQLQRELAKMESELKTLQSTPDSHDSTVLLKQNELLIEKMDEEIKELRKQRDFAESRIESMLQSKGSNSESQTRNEEVLSKQNKLHPLLTIPEDKSAENSVVNEENELNEEEKVSYIVTDNCSYDALQQKVQELQKTINSLVNYYPSEDSPCSSEACMSSSRSVMLTRSRSCKAVLTTTSPSFVGLNEEEEHNEKESPSPAQNFWWNSHRSVRSANFAKLSRKDSNNSNLSFSLDNVDDIVERKSQHGRGKGIKRSSNSSRHTRRLIRNDCNASILSASFEPDEFDEEESDENESRERENEIKQHNASRLNLAHHHNNKKLIRNDSNASSCLSSSLETNQTKEIHLRREKGLREKLLRSKFGTKTSKISKRHSRASVLSAPATRNHSKESDSEESVLNFMQEELENQQEEEEEETIKHINAEPLITWPLEFEKRRQEIIELWDLCYVPLTHRSYFFLIYKGERSDSVYLEVELRRLHFLKDTFTIKSSNVKKDTQILTRASSLKMLNREREMLSKQVHKKFPRKDRESLYQKWGIKLKSKQRSLQLAKCLWTNTNDNEHLKQSALLVAKLVGIAEPNQVPKEIFGLSFLSQPINFSPY is encoded by the exons ATGATGAAGGGAGAAGCATTGGTAGAGAAGGGTGCAAATTCAGATGAGGAAGAGAGCATTGTAGTTTCGGTAAGGGTTAGACCATTGAACGAAAAGGAATTAGCCAGAAATGAAGAATGTGATTGGGAATGTATTAGTAATAATACTGTTGCAATCAAGAACAATCTTTCTGAACGTATTACCTTTCCGACTGCTTATACTTTTG ACAGGGTATTTGGATTCGACTGCACCACAAAAGAGGTATACGATGAAGGAGCTAAAGAAGTCATTCTTTCAGTTCTCAAGGGTATTAATT CAACCCTTTTTGCCTATGGCCAAACAAGTAGTGGAAAGACATATACTATGAATGGAGTTACCAAATATGCAATAGCAGATGTAtatgattacattgaaatg CATAAAGAAAGGGAATTTGTATTGAAGTTCTCTGCAATGGAGATTTATAATGAAATTGTAAGAGATCTTCTTAGTGCAGATGGTACTCCACTCCGACTTTTAGACGATCCCGAG AAAGGTACTGTAGTTGAAAAACTTACTGAGGAGATTTTAAGGGATCAAAGTCATTTAAAGGAGCTTCTTTCTATATGTGAAG CTCAAAGGAAGATCGGAGAGACATCACAAAACGAAACTAGCTCAAGATCTCATCAAATTCTGAGATTGACAGTTGAAAGTTCAGCTAGTGAATTTCAACAAGCAAGACATTCCAATGCCCTAACAGCTAGTGCAAATTTCGTTGATTTAGCGGGGAGTGAGCGTGTTTCTCAAACATTATCGGTTGGAACAAGGTTAAAAGAAGGCAGCCATATAAACCGCAGTTTACTAACATTGGGTACTGTTATTCGAAAGCTAAGTAAAGGAAGAAATGGTCATGTACCTTACCGAGATTCTAAGCTAACGCGCATATTACAAAACTCGTTGGGAGGCAATGCAAGAACAGCCATCATTTGCACACTAAGCCCAGCGCGTAGCCACGTTGAGCAATCGAGAAACACCCTCTTTTTCGCGAGTTGTGCTAAAGAAGTTACAACTAATGCCAAGATCAATGTAGTTGTATCAGATAAGGCATTGGTGAAGCAATTGCAAAGAGAATTGGCTAAAATGGAGAGTGAATTAAAGACCTTACAATCAACTCCTGATTCACATGATTCAACTGTTTTGCTAAAGCAAAATGAGCTTTTGATTGAGAAGATGGATGAAGAGATTAAAGAATTGAGAAAACAGCGCGATTTTGCTGAGTCTCGAATTGAGAGTATGCTGCAATCAAAAGGGTCAAATTCAGAGTCTCAAACCCGAAATGAAGAAGTTCTTTCCAAGCAAAACAAACTACATCCTCTCCTCACTATACCCGAAGATAAGAGCGCAGAAAACTCGGTTGTGAATGAAGAGAATGAGTTGAATGAAGAGGAGAAAGTGAGCTACATTGTCACTGATAATTGTAGTTATGATGCATTGCAACAAAAAGTTCAAGAATTGCAAAAAACAATTAACTCTCTTGTCAATTATTACCCTTCTGAGGATTCTCCTTGTTCATCTGAAGCTTGTATGTCTAGCTCAAGAAGTGTTATGTTGACTAGAAGTAGAAGTTGCAAAGCTGTTCTCACAACAACAAGTCCATCTTTTGTTGGATTGAATGAGGAAGAAGAACATAATGAGAAAGAATCGCCATCACCAGCACAAAACTTTTGGTGGAATTCCCATAGATCAGTTCGCAGTGCAAATTTCGCGAAGTTGTCAAGAAAAGATTCCAACAATTCTAATTTGAGCTTTTCACTTGATAATGTGGATGACATTGTTGAGAGAAAATCACAACATGGTAGAGGAAAAGGAATTAAGCGATCGAGCAATAGTAGTCGCCATACTAGAAGGTTAATTAGAAACGATTGTAATGCTTCTATTTTGAGCGCTTCTTTTGAACCAGACGAGTTTGATGAAGAAGAGAGTGATGAGAATGAATCTCGCGAAAGAGAAAATGAGATTAAGCAACACAATGCTTCTAGATTGAACCTTGCTCATCATCACAACAATAAGAAGCTAATTAGAAATGATTCTAATGCTTCTTCTTGTTTGAGTTCGTCCTTGGAGACGAATCAAACAAAGGAAATTCATCTAAGAAGAGAAAAGGGTTTGCGAGAAAAGCTTCTTAGATCGAAATTTGGTACTAAAACATCAAAAATTTCGAAAAGACACTCTCGAGCTTCAGTGCTAAGTGCTCCCGCGACAAGGAATCATTCTAAGGAGTCAGATTCAGAAGAAAGTGTCCTCAACTTTATGCAAGAAGAACTCGAGaatcaacaagaagaagaagaagaagaaaccatAAAGCACATCAACGCGGAACCTTTGATTACTTGGCCATTGGAATTTGAGAAGAGAAGACAAGAAATCATTGAGTTATGGGACTTATGTTATGTCCCATTAACGCATAGATCTTACTTCTTCCTCATTTACAAAGGCGAGCGATCAGATTCTGTTTATCTCGAGGTGGAGTTAAGAAGGCTACATTTTCTCAAGGATACATTTACTATTAAGAGTAGTAATGTGAAGAAAGACACTCAAATTCTAACTCGAGCTTCGAGTTTGAAGATGCTTAATCGCGAAAGGGAAATGTTAAGCAAGCAAGTTCATAAGAAGTTTCCAAGAAAAGATAGAGAAAGTCTTTACCAAAAATGGGGTATTAAGCTAAAATCAAAACAAAGGAGTTTACAATTAGCAAAGTGTTTATGGACTAATACAAATGATAATGAGCATTTGAAACAAAGTGCTCTTCTTGTTGCTAAGTTGGTTGGGATAGCAGAGCCAAACCAAGTCCCTAAAGAGATATTTGGACTAAGTTTCTTATCTCAACCTATCAATTTTAGTCCTtactaa
- the LOC115711168 gene encoding zinc finger protein VAR3, chloroplastic isoform X1: protein MASSSSSSASKFLQFGTTIFRAHKPLSLLPKPSIICSSSFSKIFLSSQSLRFPATRSSYYCSSAAVDAVSALESSSTEESRHPWPEWTAFVDRLTTKGYFGETLAADEADSLYKNMKILKDPCLSFARDRYDVLKSLSTKDIEVLVGGGCPNLLRKAVNSAKRLRAYVRLDEGDVCSACNLRGSCDRAYTILKEFEADARTVDIVRILLFYALDPIVISGGEKPVGRELVESSARKLLLELLELSETPVDPSLPQPAAKVPKKKEQVSSLTDDDLSNNVEMKRGDWICSNCNFMNFSKNLRCLKCKNDGPKSVGKSEFEMKKGDWSCPECNFTNFARNIRCLKCKAEGPKKSGGTDIEMKKGDWNCPKCEFMNFASNAKCLRCLESRPKRLLNPGEWECPSCDFLNYRRNTACLKCRCDRPKEAAANSDYQENVWRRPR from the exons atggcttcttcttcttcgtcttctgcTTCAAAATTCTTACAGTTCGGAACTACAATCTTCCGAGCCCACAAACCTCTATCTCTATTACCAAAACCTTCTATTATCTGTTCCTCCTCCTTCTCCAaaattttcctttcttcccaatcCCTGCGTTTCCCCGCCACCCGTAGTAGCTACTACTGTTCCTCCGCCGCCGTTGATGCTGTCTCCGCCTTAGAAAGCAGCAGCACTGAAGAATCTCGTCACCCTTGGCCTGAATGGACGGCCTTCGTTGACCGATTGACTACCAAGGGTTATTTTGGCGAAACCCTTGCTGCTGATGAAGCTGACAGTCTTTACAAGAAtatgaaaattttgaaagatCCTTGTCTCAGCTTCGCTCGTGATCGTTACGATGTTCTCAA ATCATTGTCGACGAAAGATATTGAGGTGCTTGTTGGAGGTGGATGTCCTAATCTGTTAAGGAAAGCTGTTAATTCAGCTAAAAGATTGAGAGCCTATGTCAGACTCGATGAAGGGGAT GTCTGTAGTGCTTGCAATCTGCGAGGTTCCTGTGATAGAGCTTATACAATCTTAAAGGAATTTGAAGCTGATGCCCGGACAGTGGATATAGTGCGCATATTGCTTTTTTATGCTCTCGATCCAATTGTTATCTCAGGGGGTGAAAAACCTGTAGGTAGAGAGCTTGTTGAATCGTCTGCAAGAAAATTACTTTTGGAGTTGCTTGAGCTCAGTGAAACGCCCGTTGATCCATCACTTCCACAGCCTGCTGCCAAAGTTCCAAAGAAGAAAGAACAAGTGTCGAGTTTGACAGATGATGACTTGTCGAATAATGTTGAAATGAAGAGAGGAGATTGGATTTGTTCTAA TTGCAATTTCATGAACTTCTCCAAAAATTTACGATGCCTAAAATGCAAAAATGATGGCCCTAAAAGTGTTGGCAAAAGCGAGTTTGAAATGAAGAAAGGAGATTGGAGCTGTCCCGA ATGTAATTTCACCAATTTCGCCAGAAATATCCGCTGCCTGAAGTGCAAAGCTGAGGGACCAAAGAAATCTGGAGGAACTGATATTGAAATGAAGAAAGGAGATTGGAATTGCCCAAA GTGTGAGTTCATGAATTTCGCAAGCAATGCAAAATGTCTACGTTGTCTCGAGTCACGTCCCAAAAGACTCTTAAATCCCGGAGAGTGGGAATGTCCCTC ATGTGATTTCCTGAATTATAGAAGAAACACAGCGTGCCTGAAGTGCAGGTGCGACCGCCCTAAAGAAGCAGCAGCAAATAGCGACTACCAGGAGAATGTTTGGAGGCGCCCTCGCTAG
- the LOC115711168 gene encoding zinc finger protein VAR3, chloroplastic isoform X2, which translates to MASSSSSSASKFLQFGTTIFRAHKPLSLLPKPSIICSSSFSKIFLSSQSLRFPATRSSYYCSSAAVDAVSALESSSTEESRHPWPEWTAFVDRLTTKGYFGETLAADEADSLYKNMKILKDPCLSFARDRYDVLKSLSTKDIEVLVGGGCPNLLRKAVNSAKRLRAYVRLDEGDVCSACNLRGSCDRAYTILKEFEADARTVDIVRILLFYALDPIVISGGEKPVGRELVESSARKLLLELLELSETPVDPSLPQPAAKVPKKKEQVSSLTDDDLSNNVEMKRGDWICSKCNFTNFARNIRCLKCKAEGPKKSGGTDIEMKKGDWNCPKCEFMNFASNAKCLRCLESRPKRLLNPGEWECPSCDFLNYRRNTACLKCRCDRPKEAAANSDYQENVWRRPR; encoded by the exons atggcttcttcttcttcgtcttctgcTTCAAAATTCTTACAGTTCGGAACTACAATCTTCCGAGCCCACAAACCTCTATCTCTATTACCAAAACCTTCTATTATCTGTTCCTCCTCCTTCTCCAaaattttcctttcttcccaatcCCTGCGTTTCCCCGCCACCCGTAGTAGCTACTACTGTTCCTCCGCCGCCGTTGATGCTGTCTCCGCCTTAGAAAGCAGCAGCACTGAAGAATCTCGTCACCCTTGGCCTGAATGGACGGCCTTCGTTGACCGATTGACTACCAAGGGTTATTTTGGCGAAACCCTTGCTGCTGATGAAGCTGACAGTCTTTACAAGAAtatgaaaattttgaaagatCCTTGTCTCAGCTTCGCTCGTGATCGTTACGATGTTCTCAA ATCATTGTCGACGAAAGATATTGAGGTGCTTGTTGGAGGTGGATGTCCTAATCTGTTAAGGAAAGCTGTTAATTCAGCTAAAAGATTGAGAGCCTATGTCAGACTCGATGAAGGGGAT GTCTGTAGTGCTTGCAATCTGCGAGGTTCCTGTGATAGAGCTTATACAATCTTAAAGGAATTTGAAGCTGATGCCCGGACAGTGGATATAGTGCGCATATTGCTTTTTTATGCTCTCGATCCAATTGTTATCTCAGGGGGTGAAAAACCTGTAGGTAGAGAGCTTGTTGAATCGTCTGCAAGAAAATTACTTTTGGAGTTGCTTGAGCTCAGTGAAACGCCCGTTGATCCATCACTTCCACAGCCTGCTGCCAAAGTTCCAAAGAAGAAAGAACAAGTGTCGAGTTTGACAGATGATGACTTGTCGAATAATGTTGAAATGAAGAGAGGAGATTGGATTTGTTCTAA ATGTAATTTCACCAATTTCGCCAGAAATATCCGCTGCCTGAAGTGCAAAGCTGAGGGACCAAAGAAATCTGGAGGAACTGATATTGAAATGAAGAAAGGAGATTGGAATTGCCCAAA GTGTGAGTTCATGAATTTCGCAAGCAATGCAAAATGTCTACGTTGTCTCGAGTCACGTCCCAAAAGACTCTTAAATCCCGGAGAGTGGGAATGTCCCTC ATGTGATTTCCTGAATTATAGAAGAAACACAGCGTGCCTGAAGTGCAGGTGCGACCGCCCTAAAGAAGCAGCAGCAAATAGCGACTACCAGGAGAATGTTTGGAGGCGCCCTCGCTAG
- the LOC115709572 gene encoding uncharacterized protein LOC115709572, whose amino-acid sequence MRRASALATSSLLSRSLSTVDGGGALSNHRLIQVALFATTTSSRPRTSTRWFSPIVESFSTGSSRAMISTGIAGVMVSGAAAVSLSQEVYAKEPPSKELVPKDVVLYQYEACPFCNKVKAFLDYYDIPYKVVEVNPISKKEIKWSDYKKVPILMVDGEALVDSSVIIDKLGGKILPNKVAPSGDDEETKWRQWVDNHLVHMLSPNIYRNTSEALESFDYITSNGNFSFTERITVKYAGAAAMYFVSKKLKKKYNITDERAALYDAAETWVNALNGRDFLGGSKPNMADLAVFGVLRPIRYLRSGKDMVEHTRIGEWYTRMEESVGEPSRIKE is encoded by the exons ATGAGAAGGGCTTCAGCTCTCGCCACATCTTCTCTCCTATCCAGATCTCTCTCCACCGTAGATGGCGGCGGAGCCCTCTCCAACCACCGTCTCATCCAAGTAGCTTTGTTCGCCACCACTACCAGTTCTCGCCCTCGTACTAGTACCCGGTGGTTCTCTCCCATTGTTGAATCTTTCTCCACTGGCTCGTCTAGAGCCATGATTTCAACTGGCATCGCCGGTGTTATGGTGTCTGGTGCTGCTGCGGTGTCTCTTTCTCAGGAGGTTTACGCTAAGGAACCTCCTTCGAAGGAATTGGTCCCTAAAGATGTTGTTCTTTATCAGTATGAAGCTTGCCCTTTCTGTAATAAAGTTAAAG CATTCTTGGACTACTATGATATACCATACAAAGTTGTAGAAGTCAACCCAATTAGCAAGAAAGAGATTAAATGGTCTGATTATAAGAAAGTTCCTATTTTGATGGTTGATGGTGAAGCCCTGGTCGACTCATCAG TTATTATTGATAAATTGGGTGGCAAAATTCTTCCAAACAAAGTAGCTCCTTCTGGGGATGATGAAGAGACGAAGTGGCGCCA GTGGGTTGACAATCACTTGGTGCATATGTTATCACCCAACATATACCGAAATACTTCAGAGGCCCTTGAATCGTTTGACTATATTACAAGCAATG GTAACTTCAGCTTCACAGAAAGAATTACAGTAAAATATGCTGGTGCTGCAGCTATGTACTTTGTATCGAAGAAACTGAAGAAGAAATATAACATTACCGATGAACGTGCAGCCCTTTATGATGCTGCTGAAACATGGGTGAATGCACTGAATGGGAGAGATTTTCTTG GTGGCTCAAAGCCTAATATGGCAGACCTTGCGGTATTTGGGGTGTTGAGACCGATCCGTTATTTGAGGTCCGGGAAAGATATGGTAGAGCACACACGTATTGGAGAATGGTatacaagaatggaggaatctGTGGGAGAGCCTTCAAGGATAAAAGAATGA